From a single Maylandia zebra isolate NMK-2024a linkage group LG3, Mzebra_GT3a, whole genome shotgun sequence genomic region:
- the LOC101468989 gene encoding fatty acid-binding protein, intestinal, with protein sequence MSFNGTWKIDRSENYVKFMEQMGVNLVKRKVAEHDNLKITIEQNGDKFHVKESSTLRTKEVDFTLGVPFDYTLADGTEVSGAWEMEGDMMKGKFTRKDNNKLLTTTRTLVGGELVQSYNYEGVDAKRIFKKQ encoded by the exons ATGTCCTTTAATGGAACCTGGAAGATCGACCGCAGTGAGAACTATGTCAAGTTCATGGAGCAAatgg GTGTTAATCTTGTGAAACGCAAGGTGGCAGAGCACGACAACCTGAAGATCACCATCGAGCAGAACGGGGACAAGTTTCACGTCAAAGAGTCCAGCACTTTACGCACCAAAGAGGTTGACTTCACTCTGGGCGTTCCGTTCGACTACACCCTGGCTGATGGCACTGAAGTCTCA GGTGCATGGGAGATGGAGGGGGACATGATGAAAGGCAAATTCACCAGGAAAGACAACAACAAGCTCCTGACCACTACTAGAACTCTGGTGGGCGGAGAGCTCGTGCAG agCTACAACTATGAAGGGGTGGATGCCAAGAGGATTTTCAAGAAGCAGTAA